A window of the Vigna angularis cultivar LongXiaoDou No.4 chromosome 3, ASM1680809v1, whole genome shotgun sequence genome harbors these coding sequences:
- the LOC108325628 gene encoding stemmadenine O-acetyltransferase, with translation MSGEMKFEEEQRRYIKPSIATPPHLQTFKLSLLDQLFPNIHGNITFFYPHTTTHTLPHFSTKSQLLQTSLSQTLTRFYPLAGNLHDATTLHCNDAGAFFIQSQSNVSLSDILKAPSFNTLQCLLPSTDNQTSANAAMLLIRFTSFSCGGTAVTISLSHKIADMAVVIALLKTWTAACAGETPTRDPELAAGAALFPPRELPAVTASVNTVSSENFTSRRFVFEASKVKALKKRIGEGCAFEPSRVEVVLALIWKCALSASRPETASFKHSVLFQAVNLRPRMEPAVADGALGNFVWPFAVTVEEEEQLELQVMVKRMRESMKEFVESKAKRLKEDGGFGVFMESLKERGEVLKQNSVVYKCSSWCKFPLAEVDFGWGEAVWACSVNKIASNTIALMDTRDGGVEAFVTLDHQHMLLFQQHHLLLHYALLNPSVML, from the coding sequence AAAACCCTCCATAGCCACACCACCACACCTTCAAACCTTCAAACTCTCTTTACTTGACCAGCTTTTCCCAAACATCCATGGCAACATCACCTTCTTTTACCCTCACACCACCACCCACACACTTCCACACTTCTCCACCAAATCCCAACTCCTTCAAACCTCACTCTCCCAAACCTTGACCCGCTTCTATCCTCTCGCCGGAAACCTCCATGACGCCACCACCCTCCACTGCAACGACGCCGGTGCCTTCTTCATCCAATCCCAGTCCAATGTCTCTCTCTCCGACATCCTCAAAGCTCCGAGCTTCAACACCCTCCAATGTCTCCTCCCCTCCACGGATAACCAAACCTCAGCAAACGCGGCCATGCTCCTCATACGCTTCACTTCCTTTAGCTGCGGCGGCACCGCCGTAACCATTTCTCTCTCCCACAAAATCGCCGACATGGCAGTCGTCATCGCACTCCTCAAAACCTGGACCGCTGCCTGCGCCGGAGAAACCCCCACGAGGGACCCCGAACTCGCCGCCGGCGCCGCGCTCTTCCCTCCGAGAGAGCTTCCCGCAGTGACGGCATCCGTAAACACCGTGTCGTCGGAGAACTTCACGTCGAGGAGGTTCGTTTTCGAAGCGTCCAAGGTGAAAGCGCTAAAGAAGAGAATAGGAGAAGGTTGCGCGTTCGAACCTTCGAGGGTGGAGGTGGTGTTGGCTCTCATATGGAAATGCGCTCTCTCGGCTTCTCGCCCGGAAACGGCGTCGTTCAAGCATTCGGTTTTGTTCCAAGCGGTGAACCTCCGTCCCCGGATGGAGCCGGCGGTGGCGGACGGAGCCTTGGGGAACTTTGTATGGCCATTCGCGGTGacggtggaggaggaggagcagTTGGAGTTGCAGGTGATGGTGAAGAGGATGAGGGAGAGTATGAAGGAGTTTGTGGAAAGTAAGGCAAAGAGGTTGAAAGAGGATGGTGGTTTTGGAGTGTTTATGGAGAGTCTGAAGGAGAGAGGTGAAGTTTTGAAGCAGAACAGCGTTGTTTATAAGTGTTCGAGTTGGTGCAAGTTTCCACTGGCTGAGGTTGATTTTGGTTGGGGCGAAGCAGTGTGGGCATGCAGTGTGAATAAGATTGCTAGTAACACCATTGCTTTGATGGATACAAGGGACGGTGGTGTTGAAGCTTTCGTCACTCTCGATCACCAACACATGCTTCTCTTTCAACAACATCACCTTCTTCTACACTACGCTTTGCTTAATCCCTCTGTTATGCTCTGA